A window of Fusarium musae strain F31 chromosome 1, whole genome shotgun sequence genomic DNA:
CAAGGCGAATGGCGTTGGTCCAGCGGCTCCCGGCTTGTATACCTTTGCAGATTGGCAAAAGCATGGATTGATCGGACCAGTGTCCATCAAGAGTTTGCGCAAGGTCAACTTGTAACATGCATGTCACAGGCTTAAGTCGGCAAGAAGCAGGAGATTTATAGCAACTGATAGTACTTGATATAGTGAGTAGGTTATGTCTAAGAGGATATGAGTGCTTAAAAGGTTTTAATTATTATGACTGCTTGTCTCTTCAGATATGTACAGTTCCCTCTGGTCCCGTGAATCGTTTGGACAGACCCAATAGCCAAGATGAGACAATGAAGATCAGACTAACTGCGAAGATAACAACAAGATAATTCATAGAACTTCCGGTAACAGGCTTGGCAACAGGGAATGCGAACACGACACTAAAGAAGAGCATGAAGATGGTTGCCAGCGCATTGACAGCGTATCCATATCTGCCCAATGCGAACGCCCTCTTTGGCAGTGAATCACGGCCAGTAAACAACAAGACAGTTTGTGGCAGTACGACTGTGATGTTGAGTGCGAACAGAGTcaggttgatgaagctgctGTAGGCTGTTTTCGAAGCGATGTagaggatgtcgatgatgatttgGAGGCAGAGCATGATGGCAGTTGCGCGGACTGGGTTGGACCATCTGAGGCGAGAGACGTAGGAGGAATAAGGAACACCGCCGTCTCGAGAGAACGACCACAGAATTCGAGATGAAAAGACgaaaaggttgaggatgatgtgaTAGAACACGAGAATGTAGTAAATCGCCCAGATTGTCGTTGCAGCCTTGGAGCCCAGAGCTTGGTTATATACTTCCATGATTGGCGCACCTGAAGCAATGAGTCCTTGAACGTCTTTGATGACATACATAAGACCAATGTTCCAGCCTATCACTGTGATGATTCCCAGAATGATTGTAGCGCCAATTGCGATGGGGATATTCCGGCTTGGGTTGTCGACCTCTTCCGAGAGATGACTGGGCGCGTCAATACCGCAATAGGCCCAGAGACAACTAGCGAGGCCGATCATAGCAGCCCATCCGTCTGTCCAACCAGAGACGTTCGTGAATTCAGTGAAGACAAACTTGCTAGGCTGCTTGACTTCTTGAACTGCCAGGAGCGTTGCAAGCGATGCGATGAAGCCGATAATCGAGAGCCAAAACACTGAGACACCGATGCTACCAATAGCAGCTGGAAAGCGAGAAGCAGCCAGGAATGCGATGGTACATAGACAAATGTGGACAAGATAGACATGCCAACTCTGAGCGACATACGTCTCATTCCACAAGGACACCAGGCTAAGGATTGACTGTGCGACAAAGAAGCTGCACGAAGCCGTAGCTCCCATGGTATATAGAATCGACATCCATCCCGTAAAGAACGCAGCGAATCGACGCGTCGAAGCTGGGAATGTCATGTACACGATATGGTACTGGCCACCTGCAGACGGAAAGGCAGAAGCTAGCTCTGCGTAACCTGCTGCGAGGATGGTCATGACGATGCCACTGACCAGAAGACCGTAGATTAGAGTTGGTCCAGCGCCGCATGATAGAGGAACGGCGTGGCCTGAAGCGAAAGCGACCCAGGAGTTCATGGTGGTGAAGCCGAATGCGATTGTCGATACGAGTGTGAAGCGCTTTTGGAGGTGGGTTTGTCGATAGTCTGCATCTTCATTCTGGGGTTTGTAGTCGGGTGAGGGCTCGCATGAGACGACGGAACTAATGCCGGACGGAGCCATTGTGTCGTGAGAGCCTCCCTTCATGGTCGCGTGATTTTTATACACAGATCAACAGGTATTAATGGTGAAGAAGATAACGAGCTATCTTTCTGTGTTACTGCTCTCGATGCAGAGGTAGTCCATGTAAGATAATTGGAGTAAATATAGAACGATGAGCGATATTGACATAATCCTTTGACGTGGAGATGAGCAATATCTATATATGCATCTTCCCAATCGCTGACATGTTGAACCTATGCAAATGCTGAACTGAGGGTTGTGATAACAATGATGCTTCGCTTGACGTTGTCGCCCTACTAACATTAGCTCAAGATAAGGTGACCGGAAAGCTGGGATTGTGGAGAGGCTTCGGCGTCAAGGGCGTCAAGTATCTCCAAGCTTGGGGTGCGATAACTAAGACGAAGCTAGGGGGTGTACAGAAATGTTAGCGAGTCCCCGGCCTGATTTAGCGTGAGGAATGCGGAATGATTCTGTCCACAATGACACTAATGATTCCTCGGGCCACTGGGAGCTGGCTGATTGACTTTATCGTAAAAGTGCGGGGTAAACCCTGCATCAATGAACTTGACGTCTCCGAACCAAGTTAGCGTTTATTGCGAATCCATGGCCCAGGAGCCGATTCACGTTCcactcatcatctcttcTCCCCCTTTCCATCTCACCTCATACAGCACATTACCATAGCGTTTACCTGCCCTGCAGCGTTACCTTGGCAGCCATGGCCACCCCGATATCCACCAGCAGTCTAGACTCCTCGTCCGCACCGCCGACAAAAAAGCGCACTAAGAAACCTTTTACACGACAGCAGCATGGATGCTTGACGTGTCGGCAGCGCAGGAAGAAGTGTGATACGAGGATGCCTGTCTGTGGGGACTGTACGCGACTTAATCTTGTTTGCGAGTATCAGGCACCCCGGCGGGTTAGAAAGTCACAGGGTGCAGTGGTGAGGTATCCTGATGCGCACACGGGGATCAGTGAGCCTGTGGATGTGGTGCGGCCGGATGATGGACACTCTGGGGATTTGAGTACGGGGAGGAGGGCGATGCTGCGGTACTACACCACGACTCTGGCACAGATGCTGTCGACGAATACTGAGAATAACTGCTTCATTTCGGTGCTACTACCAATGGCATTCGACTGTCCAGTTCTCTTAGACGCCATAACAGCGTTGTCATCAACGCATCTCGCAATGTGCAACCCAGACTTCAACGACATATCCCTCCAACACCGAGGTCGCGTCCTAGCCGCGTTCAGAAATTctcttgatgaagacaacagTCTCACAAGTGAAATGCGCCTCGCCATCGCAATGGTCATGTGCGCATTAGAAACGATATCAGATGGAACGAGCATTGGCTGGACATGTCACGTTGCCGGTGCAGCAGCATGTCTCGATTCAATACGATCGTCAAGAAACTTGAGCTTTGAAGCAAAATGGCTCCTACGCTTTTTTGCTTATCACGATAGCTTGACGAGTATATCTCTTGATCGGAAGCCTTTGCTGACGGGCGATTACTGGATGTCGAGCGATGATACATTGACAGATCCATATTGCGCTTATGCTCCGAGGATCATCTTCTATCTATCCGAGATCAGTGTTCTCGGCACAATCGAGTCTGACGAACACATGCTACAGAAGGCGTACGAGATTGCGAATGGTCTTGCGGAATGGAAGTGCAAGGCTGGTATCACGAGTGATGAACCTCTCGCGTTGTTGAGTGAGACATATCGCGGCGCGGCTTTCATCTACCTCGAGTCGGTTCTACGAAAACGCTTCTCACAATGCATTATCGCAGACGTAGTCCCTGGAGGGATTTCGACGCATATTGAGGCTATATCTAGCCTGTCAGACAGGATACCCCAAGGCGCATTTGCTGAATGCTCTTTACTCTTCCCTCTTTTTGTTGCGGGAAGTAGAGCTGAGAATGTAAGACAAGCGAGCGTTATCCGGAACAGATTAGTGGCGATGAATAAGTGGAGGAAGTTCAAGAATGTTGATGCTTGTGTTGAcgttcttgatgagatctggGCAGTCAATGGGCCAAGGGCAGTTGCGTGGCAGGACGTGTCAAAACATCGTGGTTGGAACTTGGCTCTATTTTGAGGACTATCTATATACATCATCTCCGATCCCCCTCCTTGTTCACTGATAGCTTGAAGATATCCGGCCTGCCATAATGGCCTGCAACATCAAGATCATGCTTATAAGCAATCGTCTGACTAATATCGATGTCAACAATTAACGGCTCGGGACCATATACGGGACCTGCAATGTACTCCCCATCTGGCCCGATGACACTTGAGCCACCGGTGAACAGTTCCGTTGACCCAGCACCTTTGACGTATGCCTCCAGCAATTCGGGCGGAACAGAGCCTTTGTCTAGATACGAAGCTGCAGCTACGACAAAGCATCTTCCTTCAAATGCATATTGTCGAGAAGCGACCTGATGCGCTGAAGGCATATCGGGCCATAGCGCAATATGGATCTGCTCATCTTCGGTATGCAGAGCTTGTCTGATGAGAGGATGGAAATGTTCCCAACATACCGCCGCACCGACCCTCCCAAAGCTAGTATCATGGGCCCTGAGACCTTGCGCATCTCCATTCGCCCAGACAAGTCTTTCAGCGTGAGTAGGCGTAAGCTTGCGATGAACGCCCCGAAGAGAACCATCCCGTCCAATCATTGCGACACTGTTATATATAGTCCCGCCACTTTCTCGCGCTCGTTCGTTGAATCCAAGAACGACTTCAATATTATTCTCCCTCGCAGCGTCTCTGATTCGGTTGATATGCGAACTTGAAGCAGTGGGACTGGCTTCAACGAGGCTCTTATACCAACTTCGGGCTTCCGGGTCGTTCCAGCTCGCCATTCCGAATACCCAAGCAGGGTAACCCGTCAGCCATGTTTCGGGAAATGCTATGAGATTGGCTCCGGCCTTTGCTGCTGTCGCGATCTCTTCAATTGCCGTTTGGACGCCGTGTTCGAGGCATAAGAGACGGGGACATCGCTGGACGACGTAGACTCGGACGAGGCTCTGTTTGTCGTTGGAAGGGTTTGGTGTAGGGTTGGCGTCCATGTTGGCTTAGCTCAGTGATTTACTATTAGCTGTTTACTGATAAGAGTTGAACGTATCATGcaaaattaaaatctttatatctattaatgTCATGCTACAGAGTAGGTTTGACCATTGAATCGAGCTATAGAGAAAAGTGTTCCATTACATAAAATCATTTAACAACGAGATTCTCAGCGTCTTCAGCGTCAACAGCGCCGCTATCGTTAGCTTCGCCGTCAACGTTAACCGCTAAACTTTAGTGGAAAAATTGACTTTTGGTCTACGGATAGACCTTGCTGAGATGCAGGTGACCCACCTCGCTTCCATCGTCAACAGCGTCAACAGCGTCAACAGCGTCAAGCAAAACACTGTAACCTCCTAAGGCAACCTTCGGCTTTGGGCGCGGCATCAACATTTCGTACGAAGGAAAGCTAGCTCAAAAGTATAACATAGAATACTTTATCTTCCTTGATGATCGCATAGATTTATTCATCTTGATTCAGCTATTCTGGTTTTCTTATCTGTGCTCTGATTCCGATCTCTTAAGTCTAGACAATCACCTCCCGTACTAGCCCAGTTTCAGAAACTGAAACATGACTGTTTCAAGGTATGTCCAACCGTTTCAACCTGTTTCCAATGCAACATCAAAATTTGTTTCTGGTGGTTGGAAACTGTATTAATACTCCAACAGCACACCGAAGAGGCCCTGCTTGGAGCCAGCCATTCCAAAccatctcaaagtcaatcgcACGCAACCGctccatcatcctcgttGCTTCAGAGGCCCTCAACAAGCCTCCCACTCCGCACGCTTCCCCAAAGAAACAACAGCCATCGTCACAATCGACCTCGGCGTCCAACATCTCCCTTCAACCGACCCCTCAGCCGCGATCGACACAATCCGCCGAGGCATTGGCACCAAATCGGGGCCTCACCACCACGTCCGATCGAGCTTCACAGACTTCAGCGGGTATCGCAACATAGTCTTCACTCTCTACTGGAAAGATGTCGCGACCTATCGAGAATGGGAAGCTTCACTGCCTCCAGATTGGTGGTACGGAGGGCTATGTTCTGCTTCCGACATCGGAGTATTTAGAGAACTGTATACAGTCCCGATTACTGATACGGAGACTACATTTGCTCTACCGGATCCAGAGGGCTACTCAGTCATCGCAGAGTCAATGAGTGGTGAGACAGATACACATGAGTATTGGGGATCAGCGAGGGATCGTATTCCGAGATCACAGACGGACCCTCTTGAACCAGATGGCTGGCCATCactcaaggatgaggaagattcGTTGGACCCTCGTGGGAAGCTTGTTACTGTCGATCCTCACGAGAATCTCTGCCTTATCCGCTCCGGGCAAGTCTGGGGGAACAGTACACCAACAGAGATCAAGTCATACAACGCAGAGATCAAACCAACCCTCGACAGCGGCATGGAAGAACTCACTAAGAAAAGCCAGCAATTTGGATGCTTCTCCAACAGATACATGCGCATagaggacgacgatgggAATCCAGTGGGCAAGACGTGGAGCATCAGTATGTGGGAGTCGCTTGGACGTCTTGAGAAGTGGTCTCTTACGCCTAAGCACAAGGAGATCTTTGGTACACAGATCAATCACTTTAATCGGATGGAGCGGGAGGGCGAGGTGGCTAATCTGAATCTCTGGCATGAGCTTATGGTGTTACGTAAGAAGGATCAGTCATTTATGTATTTTAACTGTCATAAGAAAATCGGGATACTATTGGCGATTGACAACTAGTTACACTTGAGACTCAGATCAAACAGGTCATATCGTTGCCTTTGTCTGAACCTGGCATATTTAGGTACGAAACCATCGGTGATCCCAAACATCAATGACAAGTAAGCCTAAAGAGGAGCAGTTTGATAAGAAATCTGATATAGAAAAATCACATCTCGAATTCTCGATTGATGATACAAGTATCATCCGCATCACCGGTTCCTTTCTGATTGCATGAGATGATTACTACACCTCCGTATCTCTCCATGGCTCTGTTGGAAATCAGATCCTTAGCCTGAAGGGGCTATAAAATCCCTCCAACGTTCTGTCCTTACCCGTGCACGACGAATCCGAACGGCTTCTCTGGCAATACTATCaatcctttcttttacttccGTTCGGTCGAGGTACATGTTGGTGATATATGTGATCTCTTCTCGCGTCGCTGTACTCCAATCGTCGTAGGGAATTTCATTCAGACGTCCTCCAGCATCGAGTGTGTGTTCTTGAACTTTTAGATGTGAAAAAGGAAGGTTCCCCTCATTGGAACCCTTCTCAGGAAAGCGGTCCCTTTGTTCATCCACCTCTTTAGGATTATAGCTCTGGAGAAAGCCACGCAACTTTCGGCCCATATCAATAGTTATCGGAGCCGAGCTCTGCACTCCTGTCCagaggttgacaagaacTATAGGAGCCATTCCGTGTAAATCGAAGATTTCATCAACGGCTCTCTGTCCAGGATTCGTCGGCAATAATGCTCCATCACAGTATTCCGTGCCTAAGATCTCTTCTGCGTCAAAATAGTTTGGGTTGGCACACGTGGCACATGTAACTTCTAAGATCGTGGCTGCGTCGCTTGGTTGTGTCTTGCTACCAGGAACGGTGAAGTCTTTCCATGTGTACTCAATCAAGTCTTTGGTTCTACGGTAACAAGAGAAAACCATGCTGAAAAACTCAGTTATGCTTAcagttaatataagctaggGATTGCACTCACGTTCGCGCACGCCGCCCGTTCTTTGTGGAAACGATAAAGGGTTCAATTTGAGCGATATCCACGGGTGGATAGTTTTCTAGGCTGTTTTGATCCACCACGTCTTTGCTATTAGCGATGATCTTTATAAGTGCCTCGCGAGCCTTGGCGGATGAATACTTGGCTCCCGGGATGAGTGCGTGGAGCTGTCGAGGATGCCTAAAAACGATATCGGCGTAGTCGAcaaaattatttatagcttgATCGACAGACATACGTAGTCTTCCTAACATGATGCTAttcagccttgagaagagGTTAGCTTATGGCCAGAATCGAGTTGCTTCTTTTCATACCCCCCAGTTGATATCCCAACCATATAATCAAAGTAGTGACAAGGAAGAAACTCATCGAGCCGGTCTGGCTTTTCCAAAATACGCGGCATTCTTTTCGTACTACTTGCGGACCAGTTCGTCAAAGTTGAGCTTGAGTAGGCTGGGCCATCTTGATGAAGTATTTCGATTTCGCTGATCTTGTGCATGATGcgcttcaagaccaagagacTGGAAATAGCTCGGACTCCTCCACCAGCTAAAACACGGCAGTTAGTATCGAACAAACCTGTATAGGAAGGCCAAGGTTTATACCAAACGACAAGACTAGCTTCTTTGACCAAGGTCCCCTGTCATCGGACATGCCATCACCTgctcgaggttgaggacgAGCAGAAGCTTGGAATGAAATTGGAGTACCCattccattctcatctttgCTACGCGGTCCATCGTCCCTTTCCTTCCCTCTGTTTGTATTTGAAGATACTGGGATCTGTTTTAAATACTCTTGTTGGACTTTTGTATACCACTCCCAGCATGGGCTGTCTATCAGAGAGCTCGGTCTACAGAGTATGGAGTTAACGGCTCCTATTAGCTCTTGTACTTTCCTTGAGCTACCCAGCTGCCCCTTGGGTATTTCAGAAATATTGCAAGCCAGTTCTTCGACATATTCCGTTAAAAGAACAGAAGATACATGGCTCAGTAGCTGGAAGCCCATGCAGAGTGGGCTGTTCTCTTCAAAGGCCCTGTGGGCATCCTCGCGCATCCTACGTCGAGACTTTGCTAGGCGAAGTAGGCCCATCATGCGAAATTTTGCTGATATACCTTGGCTGTCGATGATACGCTCAAGGATTGGTACAGCTTTAGTGTATCGAGCCCATCCTATCAATGAGTCAGACAAGGCTAACTGAAGATAGATTGTGTCGCGTCGATTCGAGAGACTCTGATCATCTCGTGCCTGGAGGGTTGTCAAGACacacttcttggccttgttctcTTTACGTAGAATGTTATAACAATTAGCCAGCTCCGCCATGACTATCCCGACTTGTATGGAGCGTGATCCATACTGGGAGGTGATGGCCCCGGTCGTCGAGTTCAGGAGTTTCACGGCGTCTTTGTGTTGCTTTTTTCGTGACAGCAACAAGCCTTGCAGTGCCATTGCATCCACTGTGGTGAACGATGGCTTTCTAATCATGTTGACTAGCGTCCTACTGCAAAAGCTGGTAGCAGCCAGGTATTCCATGGTAGACGGCTTgctcaaggacaagggcCGCCAGTCGGACAGAGCCCCATATAGTGACTCTGCAGTCTGTTTCGGCTGGCCCGTCGACTCCTCACTTGACAATAGCATTGACAAAAGGTATCCTTTTAAAGCGTTACTTCTCTGATCGGTCCTGGTCCCATGGTGCCAGAAGCTGGACTGCAGCGCCTTGCTGTCATTGTAAGCATAGAGGGCTTGAGAGAACTGACTCAAGACGGAAGCGATATGGGTTGCCGTCCGATTCGCAACAACATTGGATAGTTGTCTCATCATCGTTAAAGGAATGAGAGGACTTTCGGTTCCCAGTCTATCAATAACTTGATATAAGAACTCAACCATGGAAGCCAGGAAGGTCTCTCTCCTATCAACACATATTGAGATGAATTCTAACTTGGGGTTGGAATCTTGGTTCTGAATAACTTACTCGTCAGGTATTCTGGGTAACAGCCAGTCTTTAATGTCGGCCTCTGTAAGAGACGAGAGCAATGGCAAGGTCGAGGTCTTCACAACATCCATTAGCCTCTCGATTACTTCCTCTCCTATGATCTCGGCATCCTTTGAGGGGAAAGCTTGCAGAATAATGGCGATACGTTCGCGGGCCGAGATGCGTTCATCAATGACTTCAAGGTTGGGCTGCCCTTCACTTGTAACTTCAAGATAGGCTACCCCGTCTATCCCGGTGGTGCATTTGATATGTCCTTTATAGCGTTCTTGTTCTGTACCATTTAGCAACGACTTATTGACTTTATAGAAATTCACAAGCCATCCAGAAACTCCCGCTTCCAAAGGGAGTCTATCAATGATTTCTCCAGTTGAGGACCAAGTTGGCCTGGGTTCGCACGCACGAATCAATAGGTCGCATGGGACTTTTTGGCACTGAAAAGACTCCAAAAGTTGCAAGAGCCTCGCTAAGTCGTGTCTCAGTGGCTCCATATTGCTAGGAGGTTGCAGTAGTAGTTCACCGCGAGACGCTGTGCGCTGGATTTGGTTGCAGTATTGGCCTTGTCTGGAGCTTCAGGCGTCATAATCGAAATGAGTCGTgatttggagaagagagtatACTTGAGATGATGTGAGGGCTACTT
This region includes:
- a CDS encoding hypothetical protein (EggNog:ENOG41) encodes the protein MLMPRPKPKVALGGYSVLLDAVDAVDAVDDGSEVGHLHLSKVYPGAVDAEDAENLVVK
- a CDS encoding hypothetical protein (EggNog:ENOG41), encoding MSRPIENGKLHCLQIGVPITDTETTFALPDPEGYSVIAESMSGETDTHEYWGSARDRIPRSQTDPLEPDGWPSLKDEEDSLDPRGKLVTVDPHENLCLIRSGQVWGNSTPTEIKSYNAEIKPTLDSGMEELTKKSQQFGCFSNRYMRIEDDDGNPVGKTWSISMWESLGRLEKWSLTPKHKEIFGTQINHFNRMEREGEVANLNLWHELMVLRKKDQSFMYFNCHKKIGILLAIDN
- a CDS encoding hypothetical protein (EggNog:ENOG41) gives rise to the protein MDANPTPNPSNDKQSLVRVYVVQRCPRLLCLEHGVQTAIEEIATAAKAGANLIAFPETWLTGYPAWVFGMASWNDPEARSWYKSLVEASPTASSSHINRIRDAARENNIEVVLGFNERARESGGTIYNSVAMIGRDGSLRGVHRKLTPTHAERLVWANGDAQGLRAHDTSFGRVGAAVCWEHFHPLIRQALHTEDEQIHIALWPDMPSAHQVASRQYAFEGRCFVVAAASYLDKGSVPPELLEAYVKGAGSTELFTGGSSVIGPDGEYIAGPVYGPEPLIVDIDISQTIAYKHDLDVAGHYGRPDIFKLSVNKEGDRR
- a CDS encoding hypothetical protein (EggNog:ENOG41), with protein sequence MAPSGISSVVSCEPSPDYKPQNEDADYRQTHLQKRFTLVSTIAFGFTTMNSWVAFASGHAVPLSCGAGPTLIYGLLVSGIVMTILAAGYAELASAFPSAGGQYHIVYMTFPASTRRFAAFFTGWMSILYTMGATASCSFFVAQSILSLVSLWNETYVAQSWHVYLVHICLCTIAFLAASRFPAAIGSIGVSVFWLSIIGFIASLATLLAVQEVKQPSKFVFTEFTNVSGWTDGWAAMIGLASCLWAYCGIDAPSHLSEEVDNPSRNIPIAIGATIILGIITVIGWNIGLMYVIKDVQGLIASGAPIMEVYNQALGSKAATTIWAIYYILVFYHIILNLFVFSSRILWSFSRDGGVPYSSYVSRLRWSNPVRATAIMLCLQIIIDILYIASKTAYSSFINLTLFALNITVVLPQTVLLFTGRDSLPKRAFALGRYGYAVNALATIFMLFFSVVFAFPVAKPVTGSSMNYLVLV